From the genome of Vicia villosa cultivar HV-30 ecotype Madison, WI linkage group LG2, Vvil1.0, whole genome shotgun sequence, one region includes:
- the LOC131650352 gene encoding putative RING-H2 finger protein ATL21A, protein MSTLKFSLISSIFLFLFHSSTQLCFKQYCGNPELGLIFEFPFILRERFEFNNNQSHRCGYLGFEVHCNDDKQALLKLSNDRNFVVKSISLERQRIWVNGPNDCPPQRFIENINVIEDLPFLWDNSYRKYYENVTFLNCSTDSGKEPNPVIDELPTIPCMSNANYSIVYTLQSSIVDSLSSRCHEIGFARVPVKDNSSDAMVVLDGLYSDALLRWDTPSCGCEPDQFCGFLSDTGLNVTCYPSGYVLNFPGENPSTPKRKKIHFFPVVWGISGILFFIWVSLSIYKDRRQNRIQQRQTITNIEPSNREPPWFVFGLDRSRIEQYPKIQLAESGQLPKSIDNVCSICLSEYKPMDTLRSIPQCNHHFHVDCIDVWLKMNATCPLCRNLPGL, encoded by the exons ATGTCTACCTTGAAATTTTCTCTCATATCTTCCAtattcctctttctttttcacaGTTCAACTCAACTTTGTTTTAAACAATATTGTGGAAATCCTGAGTTAGGTCTTATTTTTGAGTTCCCTTTCATATTAAGAGAACGATTTGAATTTAACAATAATCAAAGTCATCGATGTGGATATCTAGGGTTTGAAGTTCATTGCAACGATGATAAGCAAGCTTTGCTTAAGCTCTCAAATGATAGAAATTTTGTAGTCAAAAGTATTTCTCTTGAGAGACAAAGAATTTGGGTCAACGGTCCCAATGATTGTCCACCACAAAGGTTCATTGAAAACATAAACGTTATTGAAGATTTACCTTTTCTATGGGACAACTCTTATCGTAAATATTATGAAAATGTTACATTTCTCAACTGTAGTACCGATTCTGGAAAGGAACCCAATCCAGTGATTGATGAGCTTCCAACTATACCTTGTATGAGCAATGCAAATTATTCGATTGTGTATACGTTGCAATCATCTATTGTTGATTCGTTGAGTTCAAGGTGTCATGAGATTGGATTTGCTAGGGTTCCAGTAAAAGATAATTCAAGTGACGCAATGGTAGTTTTGGATGGACTTTATTCTGATGCATTGTTGCGATGGGATACACCTTCTTGTGGATGTGAGCCTGATCAATTTTGTGGTTTTCTATCGGATACGGGTCTTAATGTTACTTGTTACCCTTCCGGCTACGTTCTTAATTTCCCAG GTGAAAATCCTTCAACACCAAAGcgtaaaaaaattcacttttttccAGTAGTATGGGGAATATCAGGAATTTTGTTCTTCATATGGGTATCATTATCTATATATAAAGATAGAAGGCAAAACCGGATTCAGCAAAGACAAACAATTACAAATATAGAACCAAGTAATCGAGAACCACCTTGGTTTGTGTTTGGGCTTGATAGATCAAGGATAGAACAATATCCAAAAATTCAACTAGCAGAAAGTGGTCAATTACCTAAGTCAATTGACAATGTTTGTTCAATATGTCTTAGTGAGTATAAGCCTATGGATACCTTAAGGAGCATACCACAATGTAATCATCATTTTCATGTTGATTGTATAGATGTTTGGCTCAAGATGAATGCTACATGTCCTTTATGTCGAAATCTGCCAGGGTTATGA